The Thiomicrorhabdus aquaedulcis sequence AGGTGATGAGTGAGGAACATTTAAAGCTTCAACTTGCAGCTAATCAGGTTGCCGAATATGTATTCAGTCAAGGTGTATTGGTTAGTTTGTTGTTAAATGGGTTTCCTAAATTGTTGCCTAATAATCAGGTTTTATTGGCCTATGAGTATGTTGAGGGTGACTTTATTTCGCCAACAGTTGACAACCTGGAGCATCTAGGACGTTCTATTGGGAAATTGCATCAAGCTTTAAAAAAAGCGCCCTTTATTAAATCGGTGAGACAGGCTGGCATTGAGCGTTTCTCTTATATTCAAGAAAGTTTTAAAACCTTTAAAAGCAATAACTCATTTTCTAAACGCCCCGAAATTGCACAATTACTTCAAAATTATTCCCCAGATGATTTATCAATACTTGTGGAAAATGCTCAATCAACACACGGTGACTTAAATGTAGGGAATTTGTTGGCGACGTCTAAGGGTATTTTATTTTTAGATTTTGAAAGTAGTTTTAGCGCTTGGTGCAACCCCTTAAAAGAGTTAGCATTCGTGATTGAGCGTTTTGTTTTGACAAGAGACATACCATTAATTGAACCTTTGTTAAATGCTTTGCTTAAAGGGTATGAAGATGAGATGGGCGTAACATTTAAAAATGCCAATGATTTGGTCAGTCTTTTAAAGGCGCTCTCTGTGAGAAGTTTTGTTATTTTGATGGAAATGGAACTAAAAGGAAAAAATCCTTTAGAGTCAGAGTGGCAAAAGTTTTTAATTTATTTTTGTTAGCAGAAAATAGTCAGCACACTTTAGAAAGGCTACTAGACAAGCAATAACGTTAAAATTATACATTAAATGCCTTTTGCTTTTACAATGGCCGTGTCATTTTTAACCCGCTTATAAGGTGAAATTTATGCCAGTTTATGATCCAAAAAGTATTTCGATAACCTCAGAGTCCACAATTAAAGATGCCTTGCGTATTTTAGATAAAAGTCCGATGCAAATTGTTTTAATTGTGGATGAAGCACTCAGGCTCCAAGGAACGCTTACCGACGGTGATGTTAGACGGGCACTGTTAGAAGGGGGCGGGCTTAACTCTTCTGTTAGCTCAGCCATGAATACTTCACCAACTTATGGGCTTGATAGTGAGAATGAAGTAGGTTGGCGAATGAAAATGCAGCCCAGAGGACTAAGGCATTTACCCATCTTAGACATTCAAAAAACCGTTGTTAAACTTTTTTATATAAAAAGAGGCATAACAAAATCCTATAAAAACCCAATCGTACTTATGCTGGGTGGGCTGGGTATGCGATTAAGACCGCTCACTGAAACTGTTCCCAAACCTATGTTAAAAGTAGGCAATAAACCTATTTTAGAAACAATCGTGAATCACTTAGCAGAACAAGGCTTTTCTGAGTTCTATTTTTGCATCAATTATCTGGGTGAACAAATCCGTCAATATTTCGGCAATGGCGAAAATTGGGGTATTAATATCCAATATATTGAAGAAGATACTCCTCTTGGTACAGCAGGTGCCTTATCTTTATTGCCGAGTCAACCCGGACAAGATTTTATAGTAATGAATGGTGATCTATTAACAAAAGTTGATGTGACAGCATTGCTGAGCTTTCACAAAGCCAATCAAAATATAATTACAGCTTGTGTTAGAGAGCACTCTCAGCAAGTTCCGTATGGAGTGATTGAGTTTTGCGATGGTCGTATCACTCAAATTACTGAAAAACCGCTTTATCGTTATTTTGTAAACGCAGGCATTTATGCATTATCGCCTGATGTATTCAAGTTATTATCCTTTAGTGGATATTACGACATGCCAAATTTAATGGATGATTTATTGGCGATTAAACAACCCGTTGGAGGATTTCCTTTAACCGAGTATTGGATGGATATTGGACAGATGCCAGACTTTGAAAGAGCCCAAGTAGATTATGCAGTTCATTTTTAACGGTAAATCTTAGAGCATTATATGGAAAAAAATATTTTAGCGATTATTCCAGCCAGAGGCGGCTCTAAAGGCATCCCAAGAAAAAATATCTATCCGATTAGCGGAAAACCCTTAATTCAATACACGGTTGAAGCGGCGCTGGCGAGTAAAAAGTTAACGCGTATTATGCTGAACTCTGATGACAACGAAATTATAAAAAAAGTTGAAACAATGGGGGTGGACGTTAGCTATCAACGACCCGCAAATTTGGCCACAGATACGGCAAGGCTGGTTCATGCTGTTTTGGATATGTTAGATTGGCTTGAAAAAAGAAACCAATTGCCAGACGTAGTCGTTTTACTGCAGCCGACATCACCTTTAAGAGGCTTAACATTAATTGATGATGCTATAGACGCTTACCTTGAAAGTGGTTTGGAATCTTTGGTTGGGGTTAATCTTATGAAAGATCATCCTGCAAAAAGTATTCATGAGTTAAAAAGCGGTTGGCATTATTTGGCTTCAACACGTAAGTTAAAGTACGTCCCAAGAAGACAGGAATTAGAAGGTGACTACTATGTTATAAATGGTTCCATTTATATCGCAACACCTCAGTGGATTAGACAAAATGAGAATTTTGTTGTTGAAGGCAAAACAGCACTTTTTAAGACCAGCGAAATTGAAGGGATTGATGTTGATACGGTTATGGATGCCTTTTTGGTTGAAGCCTATCAGAACGCCTTAAAAATGATTAAACAGAAGTAATGTAATGGCAGACTCTAATGATTGAATTGAAAACACCACAAACGAACATCTTCGGTGAAACCTACTTTACTGAGATCAACCAGTTACTTTTTGCTAAACAGTCTTCTGAATCGGTTTACAAAAATAATTATGCTTCTTTATTTGAACCCAAAGAGATGCTCTATTTAGTCGTAGGCACAGATGGAGGTTTATTTTATAAATACATCAAGAATACTAAACTTCCAGAACATGTTTATTTTGTTTTTTTGGAGGATTTAGACGTTCTTCGTCAGATTGGCCTTGATTCAGAGATTTCTGATGGCTTGGATGAGCCAGTTTCATTAGTCTCTCATCATTTTAAACTTAATATAATTTCATCGAAGTTTTCACATTTTTTTGCGCGAAAAAAAGTTCGAATTTTAAAGTCAATGGCGGTTGTAGATAGCCAAAAAGATAGTTTTTATGGCGTTTTATGGCAACAGGTTAAGTCTTCGTTTGACACGCTAAGTTCTGCCATAATGTTAGCGCAAAACTCTTGGCAGTTTGAAAATGCAAGACTTTTAAACGCCGCAGACAACTTCATTCCAATTAAGCAACTGGGTCGTTCACTCGAAGGACTTTCAGCAGTATTAATTGGAGGGGGGCCTACGCTTGATGATTCGATTGAGTGGATTAAAAAGAATCAGGAGCATCTTGTTATCTTTTCTGTGGGTCGAGTTGCCGCTAGGTTATTAGAAGAATCAATCGTTCCTGATTTTTTGTTTCGGTTGATCCGCATGATGTGAGTTTTGATAATTCGAAGGGAATGTTTCATTATTCGGAGGAAGCAATCCTTCTTCATAGTTATCATGTGAACCCTAAACTCTTAGGCCAATGGCTGGGGCTAAAAGCTTATGGTGGATTGAAGTATGGTTGGAAAGACCAAGAGGTGTCTGAGAATATTGGATCTCCTG is a genomic window containing:
- a CDS encoding cytidylyltransferase domain-containing protein: MEKNILAIIPARGGSKGIPRKNIYPISGKPLIQYTVEAALASKKLTRIMLNSDDNEIIKKVETMGVDVSYQRPANLATDTARLVHAVLDMLDWLEKRNQLPDVVVLLQPTSPLRGLTLIDDAIDAYLESGLESLVGVNLMKDHPAKSIHELKSGWHYLASTRKLKYVPRRQELEGDYYVINGSIYIATPQWIRQNENFVVEGKTALFKTSEIEGIDVDTVMDAFLVEAYQNALKMIKQK
- a CDS encoding phosphotransferase produces the protein MADFWLPRTPAFLEMHPSNVIWEGVSEFEAQNIQHWSGFDGPVKALKSGHLLRPGYYLVGSKSLKFVKVMSEEHLKLQLAANQVAEYVFSQGVLVSLLLNGFPKLLPNNQVLLAYEYVEGDFISPTVDNLEHLGRSIGKLHQALKKAPFIKSVRQAGIERFSYIQESFKTFKSNNSFSKRPEIAQLLQNYSPDDLSILVENAQSTHGDLNVGNLLATSKGILFLDFESSFSAWCNPLKELAFVIERFVLTRDIPLIEPLLNALLKGYEDEMGVTFKNANDLVSLLKALSVRSFVILMEMELKGKNPLESEWQKFLIYFC
- a CDS encoding nucleotidyltransferase family protein → MPVYDPKSISITSESTIKDALRILDKSPMQIVLIVDEALRLQGTLTDGDVRRALLEGGGLNSSVSSAMNTSPTYGLDSENEVGWRMKMQPRGLRHLPILDIQKTVVKLFYIKRGITKSYKNPIVLMLGGLGMRLRPLTETVPKPMLKVGNKPILETIVNHLAEQGFSEFYFCINYLGEQIRQYFGNGENWGINIQYIEEDTPLGTAGALSLLPSQPGQDFIVMNGDLLTKVDVTALLSFHKANQNIITACVREHSQQVPYGVIEFCDGRITQITEKPLYRYFVNAGIYALSPDVFKLLSFSGYYDMPNLMDDLLAIKQPVGGFPLTEYWMDIGQMPDFERAQVDYAVHF